A genome region from Deinococcus betulae includes the following:
- a CDS encoding metallophosphoesterase — protein MAMVTRRRVLRALGGGGLGLLAAGGLGTAQAYRFGVTRHARPLPGLKAPLRVVFLTDLHYGLYIGAGSVRAWVDAANAQTPDLVLLGGDQLDSRLDEEPQALLTELARLRAPLGVYGVWGNHDYGSFGRYGGRHYGPARTDWSAKRGVLEAAFANAGVTILRNAGRPLRDDLYVGGVDDLWHGQPDVGTALAGAGERATLLVTHNPDLLPALPQEVGLTLCGHTHGGQVRLPVIGAPMVPSRYGQRYAMGWVEGAHGTPAYVSRGLGLSGIPFRNLCEPEVTVVDLQPW, from the coding sequence ATGGCAATGGTGACGAGGCGGCGGGTGCTGCGTGCCCTGGGCGGCGGCGGCCTGGGCCTGCTGGCGGCGGGCGGGCTGGGCACGGCGCAGGCCTACCGCTTCGGCGTGACCCGCCACGCCCGCCCGCTGCCGGGCCTGAAGGCGCCCCTGCGTGTGGTGTTCCTGACCGACCTGCACTACGGCCTGTATATCGGCGCGGGCAGCGTGCGCGCCTGGGTTGATGCGGCCAATGCCCAGACACCAGACCTGGTGCTGCTGGGCGGTGACCAGCTGGACAGCCGGCTGGATGAGGAACCGCAGGCGCTGCTGACCGAACTGGCCCGGCTGCGGGCGCCGCTGGGCGTTTACGGCGTGTGGGGCAACCACGATTACGGCAGCTTTGGCCGATATGGTGGCCGGCACTATGGCCCAGCGCGCACCGACTGGTCGGCCAAACGTGGGGTTCTGGAAGCGGCCTTTGCCAACGCGGGCGTAACCATCCTGCGCAATGCAGGCCGCCCCCTCAGGGATGACCTATATGTGGGCGGCGTGGATGACCTGTGGCACGGTCAGCCGGATGTGGGAACGGCGCTGGCCGGCGCCGGGGAGCGGGCCACCTTGCTGGTGACACACAATCCTGACCTGCTCCCCGCGTTGCCGCAGGAGGTGGGGCTGACCCTGTGCGGTCACACGCACGGCGGTCAGGTAAGGTTGCCCGTCATCGGCGCGCCAATGGTGCCCAGCCGCTACGGGCAGCGGTACGCCATGGGCTGGGTGGAAGGGGCACACGGCACGCCCGCTTATGTCAGCCGGGGGCTGGGCCTAAGCGGCATTCCATTTCGTAACCTCTGCGAGCCGGAAGTGACGGTGGTGGATTTGCAGCCTTGGTAG